One Roseimaritima multifibrata DNA window includes the following coding sequences:
- a CDS encoding sulfatase-like hydrolase/transferase, with amino-acid sequence MIKTFVFLAAFLVGLANVNADRPNILWLTSEDNNVNWIGCYGNPYAETPNIDALAKEGVQYMHCYANAPVCAPSRSTWITGVHALSMGTHPMRSRYLIPHDQIQYYPDHLKKAGYFVGNDRKTDYNIGGREDKSAWDTSKTDWSKLQQKQPFFMVINTTKSHESKAFGNTDNTSHSPDRVQLAKYHPDIPEIRKNYAHYHDQIRKMDADIGKALADLEKAGLAENTIVVYNSDHGGVLPRSKRFLFNSGTHCPLVIRIPEKYKHLRRAEPGTKVDDLVSFIDMPKTWLKLCGVEPPAYMQGNLFLGDEKESRDYHVSFRGRMDERCDNVRAIRDRRFLYIRNYMPYAPWGQHLNYLWNMRATQAWEEQYLEGKTNAITGRFFGTKPMEELYDTSVDPDNINNLIDAPQFAEEANRLRNAMDQWQQENFDSALLPESEVALRAEQAGKTIYELVRDPALYDLPALQKASALALTQDPKNLPTFYEEMKDKDVGLRYWGVVGCFNLPDATPLDLQVFKGLLNDSSHHVRAMAAWILYRRGEKKVAQACWNDLLKNSSYASLKVFNITDWIGEGFAPYAEAMRACKFSHQGYVSRMQEYTGTSPAKP; translated from the coding sequence ATGATCAAGACATTCGTCTTTCTCGCGGCATTCCTTGTTGGCCTGGCCAATGTGAATGCAGATCGCCCCAACATCCTCTGGTTGACCAGCGAAGACAACAACGTCAATTGGATCGGCTGCTACGGAAATCCGTATGCTGAAACGCCAAACATCGACGCGTTGGCGAAAGAGGGCGTTCAATACATGCACTGCTACGCCAACGCCCCGGTCTGTGCCCCCTCACGGAGCACATGGATTACGGGGGTCCACGCGTTGTCGATGGGAACGCACCCGATGCGGAGCCGCTACCTGATCCCTCATGATCAGATCCAATATTACCCAGACCACCTAAAGAAGGCGGGATACTTCGTCGGGAACGACCGCAAAACGGACTACAACATCGGAGGCCGTGAGGACAAAAGCGCGTGGGATACCAGCAAAACGGATTGGTCCAAGCTGCAGCAGAAGCAGCCGTTTTTCATGGTCATCAATACCACCAAATCCCACGAATCAAAAGCGTTTGGCAATACCGACAATACGTCGCATAGCCCCGATCGCGTCCAACTGGCGAAATACCATCCCGACATCCCCGAGATCCGCAAAAACTACGCTCACTACCATGACCAAATCCGCAAAATGGATGCCGACATCGGCAAGGCTTTGGCCGACCTGGAAAAAGCGGGTTTAGCCGAAAACACAATCGTCGTTTATAACTCCGACCACGGCGGAGTCCTTCCACGAAGCAAACGCTTCCTCTTTAACAGTGGCACGCACTGCCCCTTGGTGATCCGGATCCCCGAAAAATACAAACACCTTCGCCGTGCAGAACCAGGGACCAAAGTCGATGACCTAGTCAGCTTTATCGACATGCCCAAAACTTGGCTGAAACTGTGTGGCGTCGAACCACCAGCCTATATGCAGGGCAACCTTTTCTTGGGTGACGAGAAAGAATCCCGAGACTACCACGTCAGTTTCCGTGGGCGTATGGACGAACGCTGTGACAATGTTCGTGCGATCCGCGACAGACGCTTCCTGTACATTCGCAACTACATGCCCTACGCCCCTTGGGGACAGCACCTCAATTACCTATGGAACATGCGTGCCACGCAAGCCTGGGAAGAGCAATACCTTGAAGGCAAAACAAATGCCATCACGGGACGTTTCTTTGGCACCAAACCGATGGAAGAACTGTACGACACCTCGGTCGATCCAGACAACATAAACAACCTGATCGATGCACCGCAGTTCGCCGAAGAAGCCAACCGTCTGCGGAACGCGATGGACCAATGGCAGCAAGAGAATTTCGATTCGGCACTGCTACCTGAAAGCGAAGTCGCACTGCGAGCCGAACAGGCAGGAAAGACGATTTATGAACTTGTCCGCGACCCGGCCCTTTACGATCTGCCTGCACTTCAAAAAGCCTCGGCCCTCGCCCTGACGCAAGACCCCAAAAACCTGCCGACCTTCTATGAGGAAATGAAGGACAAAGATGTGGGATTACGATACTGGGGAGTCGTCGGTTGCTTCAACCTTCCCGACGCAACGCCTCTTGATCTGCAAGTCTTCAAAGGCCTGCTGAACGACAGTTCGCACCATGTCCGAGCCATGGCAGCTTGGATTCTGTATCGCAGAGGCGAAAAGAAAGTCGCCCAGGCGTGTTGGAATGACCTCTTAAAAAACAGCTCGTACGCATCCTTAAAGGTATTCAATATCACCGACTGGATCGGCGAAGGATTTGCCCCCTACGCCGAAGCAATGCGGGCCTGCAAATTCAGTCATCAAGGCTACGTTAGCCGGATGCAGGAATACACGGGGACCAGTCCCGCCAAACCGTAG
- the rdgB gene encoding RdgB/HAM1 family non-canonical purine NTP pyrophosphatase — protein sequence MFDLVLGTSNAKKLLELQQILPSEAIRLTSLAELDNAMDVEETGTTFLENATLKAAEQAIHLKRWVLAEDSGLSVEALQGAPGVYSARFSDPGATDERNNDLLLEKLEGVPAGRRRAFYSCQICLSDPEGNIRLAADGRCYGVIGETRCGSQGFGYDPLFIVPEFHQTFGELGPMVKQAISHRARALRKFIPQLMSLIECEANHG from the coding sequence ATGTTCGATTTAGTTTTGGGGACTTCCAATGCAAAGAAATTGCTGGAATTGCAGCAAATATTGCCATCCGAAGCGATTCGACTGACCTCGTTGGCCGAGCTTGACAACGCGATGGATGTCGAGGAAACGGGAACGACCTTTCTTGAAAATGCAACGCTGAAGGCGGCTGAACAAGCGATTCATTTGAAGCGATGGGTATTGGCGGAGGACAGTGGATTGTCGGTCGAAGCCCTGCAAGGAGCTCCGGGCGTTTATTCGGCTCGGTTTTCCGACCCCGGCGCAACGGACGAACGAAACAATGATCTGCTGCTAGAAAAACTGGAAGGTGTGCCCGCGGGGCGCCGCCGAGCCTTCTATAGTTGTCAGATATGTTTGTCGGATCCTGAAGGGAACATTCGTTTAGCTGCCGACGGGCGATGTTATGGCGTGATCGGTGAAACGCGTTGTGGTTCTCAGGGATTTGGGTACGATCCGCTGTTCATTGTTCCTGAATTTCATCAAACGTTTGGGGAATTGGGACCGATGGTCAAGCAGGCCATCAGTCATCGCGCCCGGGCCCTCCGAAAGTTCATTCCCCAGTTAATGTCTCTTATCGAGTGTGAAGCAAATCATGGATAA